The following is a genomic window from Actinomycetota bacterium.
CTCGATGCTCGACGCGCGCGATGCGTACCTCGGGGCGGACAAGATGCGGTTCGACGGCGCCAACCAAGACCTTCTCTGGCGTGAGTTCGCGGCGCGGGGCTTTGGTAAGGCCGCGAAGAGCGATACGAACACCGACGCACAGCCGCGGCCCAGCTTCGAGGACCCGCGCGGGAACAACGGCAACGTCACCTTCCGCGTCGTCGGCGACGGGAAGGCGATCGACGCGCAGATCTTTGTCGGCGATTACGAGGCGCGGGTCACGCCGATCGTCGCCGGAGGCGACGATTCCGAGACGATGGCGGTCGGCACCTATGACTTCGTGGCTCAGGCCGCCGGATTCGGGATGAAGCGTTTCCGCGTCTCCGTCGGATCCGGCCCGCAAACGGTCGAGGTTCGTATGCCCAAGAACCTGGCCTCGACGAACAACGGCGCGAAGGCTTCCGGGGACGGCGAGACGCTCAGCGCTCTGATCGACGACACCGAGACGACCAACTGGGTCTCCGATGAAGGCGCCACCGTGAAGGGCAAGCAGGTGACGGTTGACCTCGCGGGGGCGGAACACGTGATCGACTCGGTGAACGTGAGCGCGATGTTGAACGACTCGGGCGGCCAGAACCGCTTCTCGGCCCTTCGCCAGTTCGCGATCGAGGTCTGCAGTGGGAAGTGCGCGTCGGGCGACGACTTCCGTCGCATCTACACGAGCCGCGAGAACGCGTTCCCGTCGGTGCCTCCCCGGCCGAAGGCGCCCCACCTCATCCTGCGCTCGTTCGACGTGCCCGACACGAGGGCGACGCATGTCCGTCTCGTCGTGCTGACCAACCAGTGCACGGGCGTCAAGGAGTTCAAGAAAGAGGGCGACAACGACAGCACCAAGAAGAGCAGCTGTCTGGTTGGGTACCCGCCCGCGATCCCGGGTCAGGGAAACATCGTGAGGGCCGCCGAGCTGCAGGTATTCGCCCGCTAGAACGACCGTCGTCGCGCGGGGTCGTCTTCTAAGACGCCCCGTGCGGCCGACGGATGTTGGTCGGGAAGGGGGGACTTGAACCCCCGACCTCTGCGTCCCGAACGCAGCGCGCTGCCAAACTGCGCCACTTCCCGATTTGAGCCGGTGTCAGCCTAACGCGGTCGGCACCAGCCTCAGCAGCGTCGTCTCCGGAGGCGTGAGGAACCGTATCGGCGTGAACCTGCCGGTTCCCAGCCCCGGGCTCACGTGGAGCCACGTGTCGCCGATGCGGTTGAGGCCGCCGGCCAGCGCGGCCGGGAGTGAGGAGTTCGTCACGGCCGCGCCGAGGAGCGGGATCCGGACCTGACCGGCGTGCGTGTGTCCGGCGAAGATCACGTCGAACCCGTTCAGCGCCCACTGCGACACGACGTCCGGCGCGTGCACGAGCGCCAATGCGAGCTGGTCTGTCTCGGCCCGCGCGATGTGAGATACGTCGTGGCGGTTGAGATACGGGTCGTCGACACCGGCGAGGCGGACCCGCCGATCGTGGACCTCGATGATCTCGCTCCTGTTGGTCAGCGCGATCCAACCGGCGTCCTGCAGGCCCCGCTCCAGGCGAGCCGAGTCGGCGGGCCGCGGCTGCCTCTTCGGTTTCTTGCCGGAGAAGTACTTCGTGTAGGACGGGCCCGCGGGCTCGTAGTAGTCGTGCGAGCCGAGCACGTAGAAGCGCCCGAACCGGGCCTTCACGCCCGCGATCGCGTCCAGCAGCGGCTGGATGCCGTCGCTGCCCTCGATCATGTCTCCGGTGGCCACGACCAGGTCCGGCACCCTGTCGAGGCGGTCGGGCAGGGACCGTAGGAAGCTCTGGAGCTTTCGGTCCTGGGGGGCCAGGTGCGTGTCGGCGAGGTGGAGGACGTCCAGCGGCGGGCCGGCCCACCGCACGGGCACCTCCCGTGATTCCAGGCGGAATCGGAGCGGTTCGTAGAGGCTGTAGGCCGCTGCTCCGGCCCCGGCACCCAAGGCCCACCGGAGGAGTCTCGCCATCGCCGTGGAGGATACTGGCGGGGTGAGGGTGCCTTTAAGGCTCAAGATCGTCGGCGGGTTCGGCTTGATGCTCGTGCTGATGACCCTCCTGGGGTGGGTAACGCTGTCGCTCACCACGTCTGCCCGCACGGTTCAAGAGAAGGTCTTCGACGATGCCGTCCCCGGCCTGGTCGCGGTCGACGAGATTGTGCGCGCCTACACAGCACAGTCCGCGGCGGTACGCGGTGCGCTGATCGGAAATCCGCCGGTGCTGCTCGCTCAGTATCGGAGCGAGGCCGAGACCGCTCGCTTCTGGCAGGAGCGCGCCGAGCGGCTGTTCACCTCACCTGACGAGCGAGCGTTGTTGGCGGACCTGGTCGCCGCCGGTGCGTCGTTCCAGGAGCTCGTCGAGGAGCAGGTGATCCCGCTGTCCGAGAGCGGGCAACGCAGCCGCGCCTTCCAGGTCCTCGGGCAAGAGGGGACGACGTTGATCTCCGAGATCGAGCGGGTCGGCGCCGTGCTGCGTGAGGCGCAACGCGACGTCGTCATCCAGAGCGAGATCGACGTCCGATCGAACACCGAGCGAACGATCGTCACGCTGATCGTCGTCCTCGTCGGCGCGCTCGGCCTGGCCGTCTTCTTGACCGTCTATCTGCCGCGCCGGTTGGTGGGAAACCTGCTCCAGTTGGTCGAGGCCGCGCGCGCGATCGGTCGTGGTGACTTCGACCAGAAGATCGACGTCCGCTCCAGCGACGAGGTAGGGGAGCTCGCTGCACGGATGGGCGAGATGCAGCAAGGGCTGAAGCGCTTACAGCAGCTCGCCCTGCACGACCGCGAGCTCGAGATCGCGGCCTCGATCCAGCGCAACCTCCTGCAGCGGGCGCTGCCCGACGTCCCGGCGGCTCGGCTTGTCCCGCTCCAGCGCCAGGCGAACCTGGTCGGGGGCGACTGGTACGACGTCGACGTGCAAGCCGACGCTCTGACGGTCGTGGTCGGAGATGCCTCGGGCAAGGGGATCGCGGCGGCCCTCATGGCAACGGTCGCGCTGTCGGCTCTGCGCAGCGAGCGCAGCCGTGGCGGCACCCCGAAGCGGGTGATCGCGTCGGCGAACCAGGCGTTGCTGGATGTGACCGATCCAGAGTCCTTCACGACGCTGATCTACACGCGGCTCGATCTCAGGAGCGGCGAGGTGAGATGGATGAACATGGGCCACCACCCGCCGTTCCTCTTGCGCGCGCCGTCGCCCGATACCGCTCCGAGGGGTTACTACCTGGAGGGGCCGCGCAACCGCGCCCTCGGGTGGTTCAACGATCCGGGCTTGGCCGAAACCGTGATCCATCTGACGCCCGGAGACCGCCTGGTGCTGTTCACAGACGGGTTCCTCGAGGCGAAGTCACCCGACGGTGAGGTCTTCGGCGACCATCGGCTGGCGGAGGCTCTCATCCGGCTTGGTTCGCTCGATCCGGAGCTGTTGGGACACGAGCTCGTCGCGGACGTCGAGCGGTTTGCAGCCGGTAAGCTCGATGACGACCTCACGATGCTGGTGATCGAGTACCGGGGCGCCAGCACTGCCGGCGGCGAAGCCGAAGAACGATCAGGAGAAGAGACGTGGCGCAGCAGAAGATAGACATCGATGTCACCGAGGCGGAGGGGTACCGCGTCCTCCGGCCCGAGGGTGACCTGGACGTCTATACCGTCGGCTCGCTGCGGGACGCGATCGGCTCGTTGATCGAATCCGAGAGGCCGCGCGTGGTGGTCGATCTCGACAACGTCCCTTTCATGGATTCCTCGGGACTCGGCGCGCTGATGGGCGGTGTTCGCCGGCTCCGAGAGGCCGGTGGCGACTTGGCCATCGCATGCACGAGGGAGCAACACCTGAAGTTGTTCACGATCACGGGGTTCGGCGAAGGTGTCTCCATCGCCCCGACGGTCGAGGAAGCCGCAAAAGGCTTTCGCAACAACGGCTCGTAGAGCCGCTACTCGTCGTCGCTTTTATCTCGGCCGCGCGCCCGGAGGATGGTGGCCACGACCAGCATCGTGAACACGGCCACGATCGCCGATGTGACCGACACGAGGATCAGCTGAGCAGAAGTCATCCGAGACTAGTATCACGCAGTACATGGGCTTCGAGGAGACCTTCCGCTCCGTCGGACTGACCCTCGCCCGCACCATCTCCTTCGCGTCGCACGCGTTCCTCTTCGGGTTGATCCCGCTGTTGTGGCTGGTCTTGCGCCCTTCCTTCATCGGTCTCGAAGGGGAGCCCTGGATGAAGTCACGGGCCCGCGTTTCGGATCGCCTCGAGGGGATGGTTCAGTCTGCGATGACCGCGACCGCGGTCGCGACCGCGGTCGCGCTGGTCCTCCAGTTCGCTCTCGTGTCCGAGGTGACCGGGGGAGAGATCACCTCCGAGCCGGTGTTCTCCGTGCTGGAGACTCGCTTCGGGCAGCTCTACCTCTTGCGGTTCCCTCTACTGGCCGGACTCGCCGTTCTCTTGACCGGAAAGGTCCGTCAGTGGAGCTTGTCGGGCGCCGGAGACGGAGGCCCCCCGGCGAGCAGGGCCTGGTGGATAGGTTGGGGTGCGCTCTCCTTCGGTCTCCTCGCCACCACCACGCTCTCGGGGCACGCGGCCGTGGGATCTCCCGTATTGCTCTCGATCTCGAACGACCTCTTGCATCTGGTGTGCGGTGCTACCTGGTTCACGGGGATCATCGTGCTCGCGCTGGTCGTTCCGGACGGGTGGCGCGGCCGCAGGCCCGAGGAGCGGGTCCGGTTGCTCGCCCCGGTCGTGCTGCGGTTCTCTCTGGTCGCTCTCGTCACGATCACGATCCTTGGGATCACCGGCACCGTGAACTCGCTGCTTCATGTGGGTGAGCTGAACGATCTCGTCGACACGACCTACGGCGCGACCTTGTTCGTCAAGATCGGGCTCTACCTCGGAGTTCTTGCGGTAGGTGGCGTCAACCACTTCTACGTTCGCCGGAAGCTGAACGTCGCCGTGGCTTCGGGTCGCGATGACGCGGTGCGCGGCTTGTTCAGGAAGACGATCGCCATCGAGCTGGTGCTCGCCCTCGGGATCATCGGCCTAACGGGTTTCCTGACGGGTGAGGCGCGTACCAAAGAGGTGGCGCCGACCGGATCGAGCCGCGGCGTTACTGCTGGCCCGACACCCTGAGGAACCAGCCGCCGAGGACGCCCATCACGAGCGAGAGGCCGAGGGCCAGCATCACGGCCTGACCATCGGGCGCTGTAGCGGCAGATTCACCGGCAGCCACCGGAGGTTGCGCCTCGCGCTCGTTCTTCTCGAGGATGTCCAAGAGACCGTGAGCTCCCGCGGCCCCGTGCTTCCCCCCGTGCTTCCCACCCTGTTTCCCGCCGTGCTTCCCGCCGTGCTTCCCGCCGTGGCGGGCGCCGTCCCGCCTCTGGTGTCCGGAAGAGGAGTGGTTGGTCCCGCCGCCGCCGTGGTTCATCGAGCTGTGGTCGGTGCCACCGCCGTGGTTGCGTGACGGGTGGCTGCCGCCCGAGCCGTCATGGCGACCGCCATGGTCTTGTCGCCCGGCGTGGCCGTCGTACTTGCCCCCGCCACCGCCGTGCTTGCCGTCGCTGTGCTTGCCGCCGCCGTGGTCGGTGTGGACCTCGCCACCGTCGCCGCATGAGGGCCCCTTGTGGACCATGAAGTCGAAGGTCCCCGTCTCCTGTCCGGTGAGGCCTCCGACGCCCTTGGCGAAGTAGGTGACCTCGTAGGTCCCGACCGGCTTCAAGGCGATCCCGACCGTCATCGTGTTGGCCTCGACCCGGACGTCTCCGTCGTCGATCGCGCGCCCGCACTGGTCTTTCACCGACAGGTCCGAGCTCGCGTCCAGAGGCTCGTCGAAGGTCACCTCGACCCGATCCGGGGCCCGCTCCATCATCTCGCCGTCCTCCGGCTCCGAGCTGACGTAGGTGGGCGCCATCGTCCCGGCCGCGGCAACCGGCGCCGCGAGCAAGGCGACGAACGCAGCTGCGATGAGGCTCGTGGTCCTCCAGGCTTTCATGACCCTCCTAGGGTCGCGCTTCGTGGGGCCTACGTTGCGGCCCCTGCGTTTCGGGTTCGCCGCGGCCCCTGCGGTTCCTGTGCTACGGGGGGTGGCCGAAGGGGGCTGGGCGTCAACCAGCATTCGTTTTCTGGCGACCATGCGTATGGGTGACCCAAAGTGACTACTTCACATATAGCCCAGCAGGGGGGTGCGGAATGGTCCATCTGGGCTATCGGTTTTCGCGTGGGCCCCATCTATGTTCGTCGGGCGGGAGCGCAGACGGCGCTCGAGGGCGCCGGCGCCGGCGACAGGAGGTTTCGGGGTGGAATTGTTGTTGGATCAAGACTGGAGGTCGCAGGCTGTCTGTGCGCAGACGGACCCCGATCTCTGGTTCTCACCCGGAGCGGTCGAGCACCGAGAGGCCAAAAAGATCTGCCGTGCGTGCCCGGTCCGGAAGCATTGCCTCTCCTACGCGCTCGAGGCTCCCGTCGATCACGGGGTCTGGGGCGGCCTCACCGAGAGGGAGCGCCGCCGCCAGCGGCGCCTCGCCGACCCGCTAGCCAGCTAGCCGCCCGAGCCCCGCCACCCGTCCGCCGCTTTTAGACAGAACGTCGGTCAAACGTGCGAGAGGGCTAGCTCCGCAGCGTGAGCTCCAGGATGACGCACTCGTCGCGCCAGCGGCGGGCGGTGTCCTCCGGTGTGCCCGGGATGTTGAGACGCTTCTCGGCGACCTTGTCGGCGATCTCGGTCCAGTCTTCGTCGGTGCCCCTGATGACCCGGACGTCCGCCCCCAGCTCGGCGACGTTCGCGCTCTTGCCCTTCCAGCGCAGGATCACGTCGCACTCCCGGATCCGTTCGGCCCCCGGGAGCACCTGCTGCCTCTCGCCCGATAGGACGTAGATCTTTCCTGCCTTCGCGTCGTAGAGGTACCAGACCGGCATCGTGTGTTCGCCCTCAGGGGTCCGCCAGCGCAGCCACATGATGGTCGACTTCTTCAGTGACTCCTGCACCGCGGGGCTGATCGAGGTCGCCTCGCGGATCTCGTACTCCTCGCCCCACTTCAGCTCGTCCGCGATCGAGTAGACGACGGTGTCCCAGGCTTGGTCGGTCGCCGTCATGAGGTACCAGTTCGCGTGCGCGAAGAAGTTGTGCACCGCGTCGCGCACGCTCTTGTGCTGTTCGTAGTAGTTGAGCTGGACCTCGCCGTCATCGCGCTCCGCGAAGAAGAAGAACCAACTGACGTAATCCGGCGAGAGGTAGCACTCGCCCCAGTGCACGCGCGGCTCCGGGATCTCGAGGTGGAGCGCGATCGAGCGCCCGGGGATCTCGGCCTGGAACGGCGTCCAGTAAGCCTGGATCATCCGACGTACGTGCTCTTCGACCGTCACGCGGAGCACTGCGGGCGCACCTTCCGGATCGCCGCTCTTGAGGCCGTGCCGGCCGATCTCACGCGCGACCTCGGCGAGGACGGGCGCGAGGCGCGTGTCGACGGGGCGGGCTTCGGAGATCGCCATTCAGTGCCCCACTACGAGAAGGGCGACTTCTCGAACGCGTGCCGGAGCATGAAGATCGCCGCCGGCGTGAACCCTGCGAGGAAGAGCACCAGCTGCGCGTAACCGAAGATCCGCTGGCGGACGACGAGGCCGGGCCAGAAGTCGAAGAGGATGATCCGCAGCCCGTTCAGTGCGTGGTACAGCGTCGCCGCGATCAGCGCGACCTCGAACGGCATGAACCACCACTGCTTGTAGAGAGCGATCGTCTCGTCGTATAGCTCGGGCCCGAAGCCGACCGCGAACGTGTCGACGATGTGACCGAACAGGAACGCCATCACGAGCACGCCGGTGATGCGGTGCGCGGCCCACGACCACTGGCCCATGCCGCCTCTGTAGGCGGGGCCTTTCTGGTCCTTCCGCAGCCGGAAGAGGCCGACCAGCATGTAGACGACGAACAGCCCGGAGCCTGCAGTGAGCAGGAACACGAGGCCCTCGATGCCACGAGCGGCGAGCTCCGTGCCGGTGAGTCCGAACATGGCTCGAATCCTATCCGGCGAACAGTTCGTCGGAGATGGCGACCAGTCCAGAAAAATCGACCGCCTCTTGTTCCAGATACGGAACCCGCGCCCAGCGGTGTCTCGGCACCTTCCGGGCGAGCGCCTCGAGGTTCCGCTCTTCCAGTCGCACAACGCGCATGAAGGCTTCGTGGTTGTCGAGCAACTTCGCGAGCACGCGGGCGTCGGGCTCGCCCTTCTCCAGCTTCGTGATCTGCCGCGGCTTCACGTCGATGTCGTCGCCGAAATGTGGATGGACCCGGTTCACGACGAGCGCACCGAACGGGAGCCCGGATTCGTTCAGCCTCGTCGCGAAGAACGTTGCCTCCGCGACAGAGTCCAGAGCCGGAGACGTGACGACGACGAACGAGGTGGCGTCCGAGCGCAAGAGGGCCGCGACGTCCGTCGCGCGCTGCTTGAACCCCTCGTACATCCCATCCAGGTTGCCGAAGAACTCCGCGGTGTCTTCCAGCACCTCGGCCCCCACGATCTTCTTGACCACGCGCAGGAACGTGGTGGCTGCAACGTTCGCCACCTTCATGAAACCTCCCGCGCCCTTCATGTACGGGAGCAGGAACCAGCGCAGCACGCGGCTCTCGAAGAAGTCCGTCATCCGCCTCGGCGCGTCCAAGAAGTCGAGAGCGTTGCGTGTAGGCGGCGTGTCGATGACGATCAGGTCGTAGCCACCGTCGGCGTGCAGCTCGTAGAGCTTCTCCATCGCCATGTATTCCTGTGTCCCCGACAGCGTTCCCGAGATATTCCGGTAGAAGCGGTTGGCGATGATGCGTTGCGCTTGCTCCGGCGTCG
Proteins encoded in this region:
- a CDS encoding metallophosphoesterase, which translates into the protein MARLLRWALGAGAGAAAYSLYEPLRFRLESREVPVRWAGPPLDVLHLADTHLAPQDRKLQSFLRSLPDRLDRVPDLVVATGDMIEGSDGIQPLLDAIAGVKARFGRFYVLGSHDYYEPAGPSYTKYFSGKKPKRQPRPADSARLERGLQDAGWIALTNRSEIIEVHDRRVRLAGVDDPYLNRHDVSHIARAETDQLALALVHAPDVVSQWALNGFDVIFAGHTHAGQVRIPLLGAAVTNSSLPAALAGGLNRIGDTWLHVSPGLGTGRFTPIRFLTPPETTLLRLVPTALG
- a CDS encoding SpoIIE family protein phosphatase, which translates into the protein MRVPLRLKIVGGFGLMLVLMTLLGWVTLSLTTSARTVQEKVFDDAVPGLVAVDEIVRAYTAQSAAVRGALIGNPPVLLAQYRSEAETARFWQERAERLFTSPDERALLADLVAAGASFQELVEEQVIPLSESGQRSRAFQVLGQEGTTLISEIERVGAVLREAQRDVVIQSEIDVRSNTERTIVTLIVVLVGALGLAVFLTVYLPRRLVGNLLQLVEAARAIGRGDFDQKIDVRSSDEVGELAARMGEMQQGLKRLQQLALHDRELEIAASIQRNLLQRALPDVPAARLVPLQRQANLVGGDWYDVDVQADALTVVVGDASGKGIAAALMATVALSALRSERSRGGTPKRVIASANQALLDVTDPESFTTLIYTRLDLRSGEVRWMNMGHHPPFLLRAPSPDTAPRGYYLEGPRNRALGWFNDPGLAETVIHLTPGDRLVLFTDGFLEAKSPDGEVFGDHRLAEALIRLGSLDPELLGHELVADVERFAAGKLDDDLTMLVIEYRGASTAGGEAEERSGEETWRSRR
- a CDS encoding STAS domain-containing protein — protein: MAQQKIDIDVTEAEGYRVLRPEGDLDVYTVGSLRDAIGSLIESERPRVVVDLDNVPFMDSSGLGALMGGVRRLREAGGDLAIACTREQHLKLFTITGFGEGVSIAPTVEEAAKGFRNNGS
- a CDS encoding CopD family protein encodes the protein MGFEETFRSVGLTLARTISFASHAFLFGLIPLLWLVLRPSFIGLEGEPWMKSRARVSDRLEGMVQSAMTATAVATAVALVLQFALVSEVTGGEITSEPVFSVLETRFGQLYLLRFPLLAGLAVLLTGKVRQWSLSGAGDGGPPASRAWWIGWGALSFGLLATTTLSGHAAVGSPVLLSISNDLLHLVCGATWFTGIIVLALVVPDGWRGRRPEERVRLLAPVVLRFSLVALVTITILGITGTVNSLLHVGELNDLVDTTYGATLFVKIGLYLGVLAVGGVNHFYVRRKLNVAVASGRDDAVRGLFRKTIAIELVLALGIIGLTGFLTGEARTKEVAPTGSSRGVTAGPTP
- a CDS encoding copper resistance protein CopC, coding for MKAWRTTSLIAAAFVALLAAPVAAAGTMAPTYVSSEPEDGEMMERAPDRVEVTFDEPLDASSDLSVKDQCGRAIDDGDVRVEANTMTVGIALKPVGTYEVTYFAKGVGGLTGQETGTFDFMVHKGPSCGDGGEVHTDHGGGKHSDGKHGGGGGKYDGHAGRQDHGGRHDGSGGSHPSRNHGGGTDHSSMNHGGGGTNHSSSGHQRRDGARHGGKHGGKHGGKQGGKHGGKHGAAGAHGLLDILEKNEREAQPPVAAGESAATAPDGQAVMLALGLSLVMGVLGGWFLRVSGQQ
- a CDS encoding WhiB family transcriptional regulator translates to MFVGRERRRRSRAPAPATGGFGVELLLDQDWRSQAVCAQTDPDLWFSPGAVEHREAKKICRACPVRKHCLSYALEAPVDHGVWGGLTERERRRQRRLADPLAS
- the sdhC gene encoding succinate dehydrogenase, cytochrome b556 subunit; its protein translation is MFGLTGTELAARGIEGLVFLLTAGSGLFVVYMLVGLFRLRKDQKGPAYRGGMGQWSWAAHRITGVLVMAFLFGHIVDTFAVGFGPELYDETIALYKQWWFMPFEVALIAATLYHALNGLRIILFDFWPGLVVRQRIFGYAQLVLFLAGFTPAAIFMLRHAFEKSPFS
- a CDS encoding AAA family ATPase; this translates as MTARPKMNIIREIIQNKEVIVCAGSGGVGKTTTAAAIALQAALEGKKTAVLTIDPAKRLASSLGLKELSDEPSKVNPRKFAAAGLEPEGELYAMMLDTKSTFDRVVMQYAPTPEQAQRIIANRFYRNISGTLSGTQEYMAMEKLYELHADGGYDLIVIDTPPTRNALDFLDAPRRMTDFFESRVLRWFLLPYMKGAGGFMKVANVAATTFLRVVKKIVGAEVLEDTAEFFGNLDGMYEGFKQRATDVAALLRSDATSFVVVTSPALDSVAEATFFATRLNESGLPFGALVVNRVHPHFGDDIDVKPRQITKLEKGEPDARVLAKLLDNHEAFMRVVRLEERNLEALARKVPRHRWARVPYLEQEAVDFSGLVAISDELFAG